The genomic interval cggatcgccgcccgccgcccgccgccgccacgatgTCGTCGATGCTGTCCGCGTTCTCGCAGTGGTTCGTGAACCCGCGCCGCAACCCGCTCGCCCGCCTCCACATGCAGGCGATCTCCTCGCGCCTCCGGAAATACGGTAGGGTTTGCTGTCTCGCCTGGATCTGGGTGTCTCGATTCGGGGGGGTGGGGGGCTTTCTTGATCTGGAAATTTGATGGGATTTTGTTCTTGTTATTCTGTGTGTGATTGATCCGTTGTTAGGCCTGAGGTACGACGATCTGTACGACCCGAAGCATGATCTGGACATCAAGGAGGCGCTCGAGAGGCTTCCCAGGGAGGTGGTCGACGCCCGCCACCAGCGCCTCAAGCGCGCCATGGACCTCTCCATGAAGCACCAGTACCTCTCCGAAAACGACCAGGTCCGTTCATTTCCCTCCTGCCCTGATCTAGTTTTTGCGGCGATGGTGCGCAGATTAGGGTGGCCGGGTTTCTAGGTTTGTGTTTTTTGAGAGCCCACGCAACAAATACCTAAATTATAGGTTATCCCGATTATTGCCTGTAAAGTGAAATGAGTGTAGAGCAAAGGGGATCGATGCACTCATTTTGGGTATACTATGATGTTGATGATTCTTTTAGGCCGGAAGGTTGTGGATGCATGATTCGGGTTAACATATGTTACAAAACTTGTTCCTTGTTTGTGAAGAGGGTGTATATTCGCCCTACGAATTCTTGATTTCGGAGTTACAGCTTGTTACACATGTATTCTTGTAAAATTTCTTACCTAAGAACCTGAATACACAATTAGGCCATCTTTCATCTTTAGCAGTGAGCCAGTGATTACCATTACATTTGTCATTATCTGTACTAACCCGGTAAACTGATGTGCTTCTGAAACATTCTCTCTATTTGCACAGGCGCAACAGACACCATTCAGAGGCTATTTGAGTGACATGATGGATCTGGTAAGTGTATCTGAAGATGCTCTTTGTCATTGCACTTGTTCATTGCACAAACGCTCTAATTGAATGCCAAGTTACATTAAGCATTACCCTTATAATTCTTAGTATGAGGTCTTGTTGCATTTGGTTGTACATTAGCATGCCATAATGTAATCTATAGCCTTGTAATTTTCTCTTGTGCTGGGTAAAATGTATTCAGATTAGTTTGAAATGGCAGTCTATTAAATTCATGTAAAAAGGGTTTTCCTCTTGATGCCACTCTAAGCTGAAGATATTGTGTGTTTATAAATTTGCTTTTGTTCTTGAGTATCCTCGAGGGTGCATGTCGGCATGAATATTgatcaccttttttttcttgtttattaTCTTGCTGGGCATGGTCGCTTTTAGTATTACTGGGTTACAAGAAGCGTGATCCCTATAAAATTTGCAGTCATGGGTTGTGACTATTATTTTCTAGTATCCTTCTAACTCCTCAGGGGTTGTATGCAATCTAACCATGCAATACCCACTGCATTCAATTAGTTGTACATAGAAAAAACAACTGAAATAACTACCTAAGAAATTCCTAGGCCTTAATTTTATGGTTTGCCATTACCCATTAGCCATTTATGACGTGCAGCTAATTTTCATTTGAAGCTTGTGCTAGTCTAAATGCCCTTTTCCCCCCCTTGTTGCAGGTGAAGAAGGAGAGATTAGAGCGTGAAGAACTGGGAGCCCTTCCCCTTCACCAGAGGACCCTTCCCTGAAGTCTTATCTTGATAGGCCCTGCTGTTTTTTCCCACCACAATGCATCAAATAAAATGCAGTGGATGACTCATGATACTGTCTCTCATTTTGAAGttccattttcatatatattcgTGTGTGATGCATTGGTCGTCACTGATTACTTCGCATCCTTTTCAAATATGTTAATTTAACAGCAACAATTTTTCTTTTACATCATTGTCGTAAATTCTTCATGTATTGTGCTTCACATGAGAAGAATGTCTGTTGTTTGCTCAGAATGGCTTTTGTGTTACCACCTATTGTTTTGATTATGCCATGGTTCTTGGTCATGGTTGTTTGTGCAGAGTCGCATTTGAGCGATTATTCATGTATATTGTGCTTCACCTGAGCAAAGAATTGCTTTATGTTTACAACTACACCcactgtttcatattataatacgctttgactttttttctaatataaaaaaaatgtataatctcttacaacaccaaattagtttcattaaatctaacatggaaaatattttgataatatatttgtttggtgtCAAAGGTACTGCTATACTTTTATAAACTTAGCCAAACTTAAACAATTTTgacttaaataaaaaagttaatatGCCTTATAATGCAAAATGAGataaaaatggagagagtattatttTGCATGTCATGGATGATTTTGCAGCCTTTCATTTGAGCAGCTACTGGTTATGACAATTGACTAGCACGAGCTAGTATAGTAATAGAGCTTCCGGCTTGTTCTTCCTAACGAGCTAGGGTTCCTCTTACCATTTTTGGCGCGGTTACCACCCCTGCGGTAAGTCGGTTACCACGGTAACCGCGAGACATACCGTggtttcaaaaactgaaaaggttaCCGCGCGGTTTTGTAAACCCCTAAAATAGCATTAGAGCTCTCAGCTTGTTCAAGTCCACGAAAGTATCAGCTTTTGGTTGTCAAATCAAATATACTCCGGCACGAGCTAGAATAGTAATGAGAGCGTAATAGAGCTCTTGGCCTGTTGAAATCCATAAGAGCTAAAATAACTTCGGGCTGTTTTGGTTTAGTGCCAAATCTTGCCCTACCAAATTTTTTGGTAGCCTAAATAGTACTTGTGTGATGTTTGGATTgatgccaaaacttgccaaatCAATAGAAATCTCTGCTAAAATATTGGTAATGTCAAAACTTGTCTAAAATTTGACACTACCAACAATTTGGTATGGTAGcaatccaaacatgcccttcTACTCCTTctattaaaaggaaaaaaaacaacttcaagATTTGAATATGGATATATAGGTGCTCTTGAGATGTACTTGATAACGCAGTGACAAGTAGCACATGGTTTAAACCAATTTCAATTACCAATTACTCCCTAATATTAGCTAGGGTTCATTATGCAGTAATCTCAGCTAGAATGCTTTAGGACTCCTTTACTAACGCAAGGATTTTACAGATATTTTGCAGGAAATAGtttaattttcacaaaattccCGTAAAAAATGGAATGAAAGATATTTTCTCCGCAGAGCCATCGCGGAGATCCGAGCGTTCCGCCCGGAACAAGGAATAtcccaccgacatgtggggtccacccgtcgccgtcggccgtcgAGTCAACCTCCCCCCTAGTCCACGTGCGCATCCGAGTAGATAAAGTTGGCTACCTCGCCACGCCAACCCAGCCAccgtgatcgatcgatccaacgacggaaaaccgccgccgcggccgaatCCGAGCCCCGCCGGCGAGATCCtcgcggcggcccggcggccggcgaggccccACGCGCGCTCGCGCGCTCGTGCCTTCCTCGTCACGACACCCCTAGGTTCATCCTAGGAGGAGGGGAATTCGGATTTTGGATTTTGGGGCATCGTGTTAATGGCGGTGCGGCCggggtgggcggtggcggtggcgcgggcgtcggcggcggcgtggcagcgcGTGGCGTGCAACCCGGAGACGCTCCCCGCCGACCAGGTCCTCGGGCTGCTCTGCTGCGCGCCGCTCCACCTcctcgcccgcctcgccgcgtTCCTCTGCATCCCCTTCGTCCCCGTCCAAGCCATgccccgcctcctctcccctcgccTGCAAGgccacccgcgccgcctcctcctcctcccgcctcaGGAGTTCGTCGAAGTCGAACCTATGTACTCc from Oryza glaberrima chromosome 3, OglaRS2, whole genome shotgun sequence carries:
- the LOC127765323 gene encoding cytochrome b-c1 complex subunit 7-like; protein product: MSSMLSAFSQWFVNPRRNPLARLHMQAISSRLRKYGLRYDDLYDPKHDLDIKEALERLPREVVDARHQRLKRAMDLSMKHQYLSENDQAQQTPFRGYLSDMMDLVKKERLEREELGALPLHQRTLP
- the LOC127765084 gene encoding uncharacterized protein LOC127765084, coding for MAVRPGWAVAVARASAAAWQRVACNPETLPADQVLGLLCCAPLHLLARLAAFLCIPFVPVQAMPRLLSPRLQGHPRRLLLLPPQEFVEVEPMYSPFPSSSSSSSDDDDDSDIEDGEIVHLHFD